The following proteins are co-located in the Hippoglossus stenolepis isolate QCI-W04-F060 chromosome 23, HSTE1.2, whole genome shotgun sequence genome:
- the LOC118102945 gene encoding FHF complex subunit HOOK interacting protein 1A isoform X2, which translates to MMASVVVRGARKKSLTLRGVDPETCMIVFKNHWAQVVKILEKHEPGRSGAGALSFLSGHASSTSGSGALRLGPIPADEASAVQNYVEHMLFLLMEEDAGQGGAMGPILEFVVLEGVMERLFLWSLRRQFTEDMKLEQLRMYQMLLSQAKQPLLHHKPVLRPLMMLLASCAGAGTDSGGVVEAELVLLLNQLCVALVKDPSVLELFFHTSEDQGAANFLLFSLLIPYTHRQGSVGQQARDALLLIMSLSSSEPRVAQHIGESTYFCPVLATGLSGLYSSLPARLQVYSEDWHCLDQADWQQVPALVHFLHSLDFCSAVTKVAHPSIRSQLLSYIYNGFLVPVLAPALHKLTVEEVMTTTAYLDLFLRSISEPALLQTFLSFILLHTHDNVHILDTLVSRVNTPFQLGTVSLALFRTLIGLFCEDVMLQLVFRYLIPCSHLSRKQRSSLKQRDCYSSSAASFLLLMPSWCPVYLHNTNTRLHSEHIHFPKGADLSVSDSVGYCRGSDFLMDVNYLHYLSDARQAISASHRACRLWSAPYDGINPSSDDNRSDTPGGDVDEEEEFVQRVKSDSICSLVITPPPSALSPTPSSSDTISTSNHTGRASSALELEWDDIFADDDLSSSVMINSGFANGIVTLGPPPPLPPQHIQEMQRSAIKLVHGSYVEESEFQDDVLVYDLVAQKDTKAAMLERIMAANRLARGSISHGPQAPTAVTTSTITTMLTQTGRTVMETVNSIMSTRRRSEDGEREERRGSEVCEKEVNRRSEECRRETGRRREEEEDDKIRPESQGETRGRKVFTNGFNVKNHIINECDDADEDGQSLKKSCNQSDLTPNTTVNHKHPTHQQLLRHNSQNTNALPNGHDGSEPHYPTTSPSLPDNKVKKNNGFLSQYHELMLSLGVEPDCDDIAEDIGTFRRRVRALRQKLVEEEEGLFQESGFSSSWDDGEVEGEEEEAMEEVEEGEEAKGSSRNGVPFTGPFISVLLSRLENILENSIAVNLLVTGILAQLASYPQPLLRSFMLSTDTTHIQPNVRTLYQVLVSVHAQIERYVAARADYPALVTQAWRFLLVKDQDSKFRECLESHGGDIILDPSLPNGSVRNALALPPLGVLPPCPPIPPQAKSRVFAIVLFAEFLKELAAIAQEHSIALDCSPEE; encoded by the exons ATGATGGCCTCGGTGGTTGTCAGGGGCGCCCGGAAGAAGTCTCTCACGTTGAGAGGAGTGGACCCGGAGACCTGCATGATCGTGTTTAAGAACCACTGGGCACAG GTCGTGAAGATTCTGGAGAAACACGAGCCGGGTCGCAGCGGCGCTGGTGCGTTGAGCTTCCTCTCCGGTCATGCTAGTAGCACCAGTGGCTCTGGAGCGTTACGCCTCGGCCCCATCCCGGCTGACGAAGCCAGCGCCGTCCAGAACTATGTGGAACACATGCTCTTCCTGCTGATGGAGGAAGACGCAGGGCAAG GAGGAGCAATGGGTCCGATCCTGGAGTTTGTGGTTCTGGAGGGTGTGATGGAGAGGTTGTTTCTGTGGAGCCTGAGGAGGCAGTTTACTGAGGACATGAAGCTGGAGCAGCTCCGGATGTACCAGATGCTCCTGTCTCAGGCCAAACAGCCTCTGCTGCATCATAAGCCCGTTCTCCGACCGCTCATGATGCTGCTGGCCTCGTGTGCTGGAGCTGGAACCG ACAGCGGCGGCGTGGTGGAGGCGGAGCTTGTCCTCCTGCTGAACCAGCTGTGTGTCGCTCTGGTCAAAGATCCCTCAGTGCTGGAGCTGTTCTTCCACACCAGTGAGGACCAGGGAGCCGccaacttcctcctcttctccctgctcataccatacacacacag ACAGGGTTCAGTGGGTCAACAGGCCCGAGACGCTCTGCTGCTCATCATGTCTCTGTCGTCCTCCGAGCCTCGAGTCGCCCAGCACATCGGAGAGAGCACGTACTTCTGTCct gTGCTGGCCACAGGTCTGTCTGGTCTCTACTCGTCTCTTCCAGCCAGGCTGCAGGTTTACAGTGAAGACTGGCACTGTCTGGACCAGGCCGACTGGCAGCAG GTTCCAGCTCTCGTCCACTTCCTGCATTCACTGGACTTCTGTAGTGCTGTTaccaag GTCGCTCATCCCTCCATCAGGTCTCAGTTGCTCAGTTACATCTACAACGGCTTCTTGGTGCCTGTTCTGGCTCCGGCTCTGCACAAG ctgacggtggaggaggtgatgacCACGACGGCGTACCTGGACCTGTTCCTGCGCTCCATCTCCGAGCCCGCCCTCCTCCAAACCTTCCTGTCCTTCATCCTGCTGCACACGCACGACAACGTGCACATTCTGGACACGCTGGTCAGCAGGGTCAACACGCCTTTCCAG CTGGGCACAGTGTCTCTGGCTCTGTTCAGGACTCTGATTGGTCTGTTCTGTGAAGACGTCATGCTGCAGCTGGTGTTCAG gTATCTGATTCCCTGCAGCCACCTGAGCAGGAAGCAGCGCTCCTCCTTAAAGCAGAGGGACTGTTACTCCTCCAGCGCCGCCTCCTTCCTGCTCCTAATGCCCTCCTGGTGTCCCGTGTAcctccacaacacaaacacacgcttaCACTCTGAGCACATCCACTTTCCCAAAGGAGCAG ACCTGTCAGTGTCGGACAGTGTCGGTTACTGTCGAGGTTCCGATTTTCTGATGGATGTAAACTACCTCCACTACCTTTCCGACGCTCGTCAGGCCATCTCTGCGTCCCACAG ggCATGTCGGCTCTGGTCGGCCCCATATGACGGGATCAACCCCTCGTCTGACGATAACCGATCTGACACACCAGGGGGCGAcgtggatgaagaggaggaatttGTACAGCGGGTCAAGAGTGACTCCATCTGCTCTTTGGTCATCACTCCTCCCCCCTCTGCCCTCTCCCCCACCCCTTCCTCCTCAGATACCATCTCCACCAGCAACCACACAGGAAGGGCCAGTTCCGCTCTGGAGCTGGAGTGGGATGACATTTTTGCAGATGACGATCTCTCTTCATCAGTGATGATAAACTCGGGGTTTGCCAACGGCATTGTGACTCTGGGTCCACCTCCTCCTTTACCTCCTCAGCACATCCAGGAAATGCAACGCAGTGCGATCAAGTTGGTGCATGGCTCGTACGTGGAGGAGTCCGAGTTTCAGGACGATGTTCTCGTCTACGATCTAGTCGCCCAGAAGGACACAAAGGCGGCCATGTTGGAGCGAATCATGGCAGCAAATCGACTGGCACGAGGAAGCATCTCACATGGTCCGCAAGCGCCAACGGCAGTGACAACGTCAACCATCACAACAATGTTAACGCAAACAGGGAGAACGGTAATGGAAACAGTTAACAGCATTATGTCgacaaggaggaggagcgaggatggagagagggaggaaagaagagggAGCGAAGTTTGTGAGAAGGAGGTGAACAGGAGGAGTGAGGAATGCCGGAGGGAGActgggagaaggagggaggaagaagaagacgatAAAATCAGGCCTGAATCACAAGGAGAGACGAGGGGACGTAAGGTTTTCACCAACGGTTTCAATGTAAAGAATCACATCATCAACGAATGcgatgatgctgatgaagacGGCCAGTCgttaaagaaaagctgcaaccagagTGACCTCACACCTAACACAACTGTCAATCACAAGCACCCAACACACCAACAGCTTCTACGTCACAACAGCCAAAATACAAACGCTTTACCCAACGGCCACGACGGATCTGAGCCACATTACCCAACCACGTCTCCAAGTCTGCCTGATAACAAAGTAAAGAAGAACAACGGCTTCCTGTCCCAGTACCATGAACTCATGCTCTCCCTCGGGGTGGAGCCGGACTGTGACGACATCGCGGAGGACATCGGCACGTTCAGAAGGCGGGTCCGAGCGCTCAGGCAAAaactggtggaggaggaagaggggctCTTCCAAGAGTCAGGTTTCAGTTCATCGTGGGATGACGGAGAggtggaaggggaggaggaggaggcgatggaggaggtagaggaaggagaggaggcaaaaggcagcagcaggaatgGAGTTCCATTTACAG GTCCGTTCATCAGTGTCCTGTTATCTCGGCTCGAGAACATTCTGGAGAACTCCATCGCTGTAAACCTGCTGGTGACGGGCATCTTGGCCCAGCTGGCGTCGTACCCACAACCTCTGCTGAGATCCTTCATGCTCAGCACCGACACAACGCACATTCAGCCCAACGTACGCACTCTGTACCAG GTGTTGGTGTCGGTTCATGCTCAGATTGAGCGCTACGTGGCGGCCAGAGCAGATTATCCAGCGCTGGTCACTCAGGCCTGGAGGTTCTTGTTGGTGAAAGACCAGGACAGCAAGTTTAGAG AGTGCCTCGAGTCTCACGGCGGCGATATCATCCTGGACCCGTCTCTCCCCAATGGCTCTGTGAGAAACGCTCTGGCGCTGCCTCCTCTTGGCGTCCTGCCGCCCTGCCCTCCGATCCCCCCCCAAGCCAAGAGCCGAGTGTTCGCCATCGTCCTGTTCGCAGAGTTCCTCAAAGAGCTAGCCGCCATCGCCCAGGAGCACAGCATCGCACTGGACTGTTCTCCCGAGGAGTAA
- the LOC118102945 gene encoding FHF complex subunit HOOK interacting protein 1A isoform X1, translating to MMASVVVRGARKKSLTLRGVDPETCMIVFKNHWAQVVKILEKHEPGRSGAGALSFLSGHASSTSGSGALRLGPIPADEASAVQNYVEHMLFLLMEEDAGQGGAMGPILEFVVLEGVMERLFLWSLRRQFTEDMKLEQLRMYQMLLSQAKQPLLHHKPVLRPLMMLLASCAGAGTDSGGVVEAELVLLLNQLCVALVKDPSVLELFFHTSEDQGAANFLLFSLLIPYTHRQGSVGQQARDALLLIMSLSSSEPRVAQHIGESTYFCPVLATGLSGLYSSLPARLQVYSEDWHCLDQADWQQVPALVHFLHSLDFCSAVTKVAHPSIRSQLLSYIYNGFLVPVLAPALHKLTVEEVMTTTAYLDLFLRSISEPALLQTFLSFILLHTHDNVHILDTLVSRVNTPFQLGTVSLALFRTLIGLFCEDVMLQLVFRYLIPCSHLSRKQRSSLKQRDCYSSSAASFLLLMPSWCPVYLHNTNTRLHSEHIHFPKGAGQYNGHIHNTSTCTRLHANLNCLSVLDLSVSDSVGYCRGSDFLMDVNYLHYLSDARQAISASHRACRLWSAPYDGINPSSDDNRSDTPGGDVDEEEEFVQRVKSDSICSLVITPPPSALSPTPSSSDTISTSNHTGRASSALELEWDDIFADDDLSSSVMINSGFANGIVTLGPPPPLPPQHIQEMQRSAIKLVHGSYVEESEFQDDVLVYDLVAQKDTKAAMLERIMAANRLARGSISHGPQAPTAVTTSTITTMLTQTGRTVMETVNSIMSTRRRSEDGEREERRGSEVCEKEVNRRSEECRRETGRRREEEEDDKIRPESQGETRGRKVFTNGFNVKNHIINECDDADEDGQSLKKSCNQSDLTPNTTVNHKHPTHQQLLRHNSQNTNALPNGHDGSEPHYPTTSPSLPDNKVKKNNGFLSQYHELMLSLGVEPDCDDIAEDIGTFRRRVRALRQKLVEEEEGLFQESGFSSSWDDGEVEGEEEEAMEEVEEGEEAKGSSRNGVPFTGPFISVLLSRLENILENSIAVNLLVTGILAQLASYPQPLLRSFMLSTDTTHIQPNVRTLYQVLVSVHAQIERYVAARADYPALVTQAWRFLLVKDQDSKFRECLESHGGDIILDPSLPNGSVRNALALPPLGVLPPCPPIPPQAKSRVFAIVLFAEFLKELAAIAQEHSIALDCSPEE from the exons ATGATGGCCTCGGTGGTTGTCAGGGGCGCCCGGAAGAAGTCTCTCACGTTGAGAGGAGTGGACCCGGAGACCTGCATGATCGTGTTTAAGAACCACTGGGCACAG GTCGTGAAGATTCTGGAGAAACACGAGCCGGGTCGCAGCGGCGCTGGTGCGTTGAGCTTCCTCTCCGGTCATGCTAGTAGCACCAGTGGCTCTGGAGCGTTACGCCTCGGCCCCATCCCGGCTGACGAAGCCAGCGCCGTCCAGAACTATGTGGAACACATGCTCTTCCTGCTGATGGAGGAAGACGCAGGGCAAG GAGGAGCAATGGGTCCGATCCTGGAGTTTGTGGTTCTGGAGGGTGTGATGGAGAGGTTGTTTCTGTGGAGCCTGAGGAGGCAGTTTACTGAGGACATGAAGCTGGAGCAGCTCCGGATGTACCAGATGCTCCTGTCTCAGGCCAAACAGCCTCTGCTGCATCATAAGCCCGTTCTCCGACCGCTCATGATGCTGCTGGCCTCGTGTGCTGGAGCTGGAACCG ACAGCGGCGGCGTGGTGGAGGCGGAGCTTGTCCTCCTGCTGAACCAGCTGTGTGTCGCTCTGGTCAAAGATCCCTCAGTGCTGGAGCTGTTCTTCCACACCAGTGAGGACCAGGGAGCCGccaacttcctcctcttctccctgctcataccatacacacacag ACAGGGTTCAGTGGGTCAACAGGCCCGAGACGCTCTGCTGCTCATCATGTCTCTGTCGTCCTCCGAGCCTCGAGTCGCCCAGCACATCGGAGAGAGCACGTACTTCTGTCct gTGCTGGCCACAGGTCTGTCTGGTCTCTACTCGTCTCTTCCAGCCAGGCTGCAGGTTTACAGTGAAGACTGGCACTGTCTGGACCAGGCCGACTGGCAGCAG GTTCCAGCTCTCGTCCACTTCCTGCATTCACTGGACTTCTGTAGTGCTGTTaccaag GTCGCTCATCCCTCCATCAGGTCTCAGTTGCTCAGTTACATCTACAACGGCTTCTTGGTGCCTGTTCTGGCTCCGGCTCTGCACAAG ctgacggtggaggaggtgatgacCACGACGGCGTACCTGGACCTGTTCCTGCGCTCCATCTCCGAGCCCGCCCTCCTCCAAACCTTCCTGTCCTTCATCCTGCTGCACACGCACGACAACGTGCACATTCTGGACACGCTGGTCAGCAGGGTCAACACGCCTTTCCAG CTGGGCACAGTGTCTCTGGCTCTGTTCAGGACTCTGATTGGTCTGTTCTGTGAAGACGTCATGCTGCAGCTGGTGTTCAG gTATCTGATTCCCTGCAGCCACCTGAGCAGGAAGCAGCGCTCCTCCTTAAAGCAGAGGGACTGTTACTCCTCCAGCGCCGCCTCCTTCCTGCTCCTAATGCCCTCCTGGTGTCCCGTGTAcctccacaacacaaacacacgcttaCACTCTGAGCACATCCACTTTCCCAAAGGAGCAGGTCAGTACAACggacacatacacaacacaagcaCCTGTACACGTTTGCATGCTAATTTAaattgtctgtctgtgttagACCTGTCAGTGTCGGACAGTGTCGGTTACTGTCGAGGTTCCGATTTTCTGATGGATGTAAACTACCTCCACTACCTTTCCGACGCTCGTCAGGCCATCTCTGCGTCCCACAG ggCATGTCGGCTCTGGTCGGCCCCATATGACGGGATCAACCCCTCGTCTGACGATAACCGATCTGACACACCAGGGGGCGAcgtggatgaagaggaggaatttGTACAGCGGGTCAAGAGTGACTCCATCTGCTCTTTGGTCATCACTCCTCCCCCCTCTGCCCTCTCCCCCACCCCTTCCTCCTCAGATACCATCTCCACCAGCAACCACACAGGAAGGGCCAGTTCCGCTCTGGAGCTGGAGTGGGATGACATTTTTGCAGATGACGATCTCTCTTCATCAGTGATGATAAACTCGGGGTTTGCCAACGGCATTGTGACTCTGGGTCCACCTCCTCCTTTACCTCCTCAGCACATCCAGGAAATGCAACGCAGTGCGATCAAGTTGGTGCATGGCTCGTACGTGGAGGAGTCCGAGTTTCAGGACGATGTTCTCGTCTACGATCTAGTCGCCCAGAAGGACACAAAGGCGGCCATGTTGGAGCGAATCATGGCAGCAAATCGACTGGCACGAGGAAGCATCTCACATGGTCCGCAAGCGCCAACGGCAGTGACAACGTCAACCATCACAACAATGTTAACGCAAACAGGGAGAACGGTAATGGAAACAGTTAACAGCATTATGTCgacaaggaggaggagcgaggatggagagagggaggaaagaagagggAGCGAAGTTTGTGAGAAGGAGGTGAACAGGAGGAGTGAGGAATGCCGGAGGGAGActgggagaaggagggaggaagaagaagacgatAAAATCAGGCCTGAATCACAAGGAGAGACGAGGGGACGTAAGGTTTTCACCAACGGTTTCAATGTAAAGAATCACATCATCAACGAATGcgatgatgctgatgaagacGGCCAGTCgttaaagaaaagctgcaaccagagTGACCTCACACCTAACACAACTGTCAATCACAAGCACCCAACACACCAACAGCTTCTACGTCACAACAGCCAAAATACAAACGCTTTACCCAACGGCCACGACGGATCTGAGCCACATTACCCAACCACGTCTCCAAGTCTGCCTGATAACAAAGTAAAGAAGAACAACGGCTTCCTGTCCCAGTACCATGAACTCATGCTCTCCCTCGGGGTGGAGCCGGACTGTGACGACATCGCGGAGGACATCGGCACGTTCAGAAGGCGGGTCCGAGCGCTCAGGCAAAaactggtggaggaggaagaggggctCTTCCAAGAGTCAGGTTTCAGTTCATCGTGGGATGACGGAGAggtggaaggggaggaggaggaggcgatggaggaggtagaggaaggagaggaggcaaaaggcagcagcaggaatgGAGTTCCATTTACAG GTCCGTTCATCAGTGTCCTGTTATCTCGGCTCGAGAACATTCTGGAGAACTCCATCGCTGTAAACCTGCTGGTGACGGGCATCTTGGCCCAGCTGGCGTCGTACCCACAACCTCTGCTGAGATCCTTCATGCTCAGCACCGACACAACGCACATTCAGCCCAACGTACGCACTCTGTACCAG GTGTTGGTGTCGGTTCATGCTCAGATTGAGCGCTACGTGGCGGCCAGAGCAGATTATCCAGCGCTGGTCACTCAGGCCTGGAGGTTCTTGTTGGTGAAAGACCAGGACAGCAAGTTTAGAG AGTGCCTCGAGTCTCACGGCGGCGATATCATCCTGGACCCGTCTCTCCCCAATGGCTCTGTGAGAAACGCTCTGGCGCTGCCTCCTCTTGGCGTCCTGCCGCCCTGCCCTCCGATCCCCCCCCAAGCCAAGAGCCGAGTGTTCGCCATCGTCCTGTTCGCAGAGTTCCTCAAAGAGCTAGCCGCCATCGCCCAGGAGCACAGCATCGCACTGGACTGTTCTCCCGAGGAGTAA